TACGCGGCTTTCTTTGAAATCAATGACCACCTCATCGGGGTCGTTCAGCACATCAAATTTTTCTCCGAACAAGGTAGTGCTTCCAAAAAACAATGGCCCGTAGATTTCATAGTGTTTCACTCCGTTTTCATCGATATATTTTCGGGCACGAATACGCTTGGCATTGTCCCAGGCAAATACCAATGCCGAAATAATAACCCCGACCAGTACGGCCAAGGCGAGGTTGTGCAACAATACCGTTACCAAGGTAACCAGCACCATCACCAGCACATCTGATTTGGGCATTCGTCTAAAGGTGCGCAGACTGGCCCACTCAAAGGTGCCCAGGGCCACCATGATCATCAGTCCGGTCAAGGCTGCCATCGGTACTTTTTCAATGAGCTCAGAGCCGAACATGACAAACGCCAACAGCATCAATGAAGCTACGATGCCCGACAGTCTTGCACGGGCCCCATTGGAGATGTTGATGAGACTCTGCCCGATCATCGCACAACCACCCATGCCCGAGAAAAGTCCCGATAAAATATTGGCCGTGCCCTGTGCCACAGCTTCCTTGTTACCGCGGCCCCGCGTTTCCGTAATCTCGTCGACAATGTTGAGCGTTAAAAGGCTCTCAATGAGTCCAACGCCCGCCACCACTGCCGCATAGGGGAAAATAATCTGTAAGGTTTCCAGTGAAAACGGCACTTGGGGAATATGGAAAGGGGGAAATCCCCCTTTGATGGAAGCAATATCACCAATGGTTCGCGTTTCGACCCCAAAGAAAAATACGATACCGAACACCAACAATATGGCCACCAATGATGCCGGCACCACCCTGCTCAATTTTGGAAGCCCCCATATGACCAACATGGTCAACAGCACCAATCCAGAAAAGATATACAAGGTACTACCAGAGAGCCAATCGCCATCTGTGGTCTTGAACTGATCCAATTGTGACATGAATATGATGATGGCCAGACCGTTCACAAAGCCGAAAATAACGGGGTGGGGCACCAAGCGCATCAACTTGCCCAATCGAAGAAAGCCTGCTGTCATTTGCAGTATTCCGGCCAAGATCACCGTGGCAAATACGTATTCTACCCCAAAGTCTTTGGCCAGCGATACAATCACCACCGCCACGGCACCTGTGGCACCAGAAATCATGCCTGGGCGGCCCCCAAGAATCGAGGTAACCAAGCCCATTACAAATGCAGCATATAAGCCTGTCAATGGCGAAAGCCCTGCGATAAAGGCAAAGGCAATGGCCTCTGGCACCAATGCCAGGGCCACGGTGAGGCCCGAAAGTATTTCCGTTCGGTAATTTACTGGTTGTGAAAAATCGAAAAGGTTCAGGTACTTTTTCATGGCTTCGGTTT
This portion of the Flagellimonas lutaonensis genome encodes:
- a CDS encoding SulP family inorganic anion transporter, whose protein sequence is MKKYLNLFDFSQPVNYRTEILSGLTVALALVPEAIAFAFIAGLSPLTGLYAAFVMGLVTSILGGRPGMISGATGAVAVVIVSLAKDFGVEYVFATVILAGILQMTAGFLRLGKLMRLVPHPVIFGFVNGLAIIIFMSQLDQFKTTDGDWLSGSTLYIFSGLVLLTMLVIWGLPKLSRVVPASLVAILLVFGIVFFFGVETRTIGDIASIKGGFPPFHIPQVPFSLETLQIIFPYAAVVAGVGLIESLLTLNIVDEITETRGRGNKEAVAQGTANILSGLFSGMGGCAMIGQSLINISNGARARLSGIVASLMLLAFVMFGSELIEKVPMAALTGLMIMVALGTFEWASLRTFRRMPKSDVLVMVLVTLVTVLLHNLALAVLVGVIISALVFAWDNAKRIRARKYIDENGVKHYEIYGPLFFGSTTLFGEKFDVLNDPDEVVIDFKESRVVDMSAIEALNKITERYHKVGKKVHLRHLSKDCRRLLKNADDIIEVNVLEDPTYKVVVDKV